A single window of Dethiosulfovibrio salsuginis DNA harbors:
- the hflC gene encoding protease modulator HflC, whose translation MKYKKAIIYAVLLVLLGLSYDSFYVIRQDEQAVILRLGKIVATKKSPGISMKIPFTDTVVRYTKRLIEYDASPVSVVMADKKNIIFDSIAIFQITDPEAFRRRVRTISAVQQRLDDSVYAAVRAVAGQITFDDILFLKRDEAEAEALRIAAEESEKYGVTVRTVEFKRLYLPQENEDAVYRSMEAERNRMSAQLISEGRAEAMKLRSAADRDKVEILASAMKESEEIKGEGDMKAQKLLADANRSAAGLYDFMKKLEFYHQVLPGRNVIVTAGDGVFDGMNVP comes from the coding sequence ATGAAATATAAAAAAGCCATTATCTACGCTGTCCTTCTGGTCCTGCTGGGACTGTCTTACGACTCCTTTTACGTCATAAGACAGGACGAACAGGCGGTCATACTGAGGCTAGGAAAGATCGTCGCCACCAAAAAATCCCCAGGCATATCGATGAAAATACCTTTTACCGATACGGTGGTTAGATACACCAAAAGGCTCATAGAGTACGATGCAAGCCCTGTGTCGGTGGTCATGGCGGACAAGAAGAATATCATATTCGACTCTATCGCTATATTTCAGATAACCGATCCTGAGGCCTTTCGAAGAAGGGTCAGGACCATTTCGGCGGTCCAGCAGAGGCTCGACGATTCGGTCTACGCAGCGGTAAGGGCGGTTGCTGGTCAGATAACCTTCGACGATATCCTGTTTCTCAAAAGGGATGAGGCGGAGGCGGAGGCCTTGAGGATCGCTGCGGAGGAAAGCGAAAAGTACGGAGTTACCGTCAGGACCGTTGAGTTTAAGCGACTCTATCTCCCTCAGGAAAACGAGGACGCCGTCTATCGTTCTATGGAGGCCGAGCGTAACCGAATGTCCGCCCAGCTTATATCCGAGGGAAGGGCGGAGGCCATGAAGCTCCGATCCGCCGCCGACAGGGATAAAGTAGAGATACTGGCTTCCGCTATGAAGGAATCGGAGGAGATCAAAGGGGAGGGGGACATGAAGGCCCAAAAGCTTCTGGCGGACGCAAACCGCTCCGCTGCCGGTCTGTACGACTTCATGAAAAAACTGGAGTTCTACCATCAGGTCCTTCCCGGCAGAAACGTCATAGTGACCGCCGGAGACGGCGTTTTCGACGGAATGAATGTCCCTTAG
- a CDS encoding NCS2 family permease, which translates to MTSWIENRFKVKEAGSDIRTEVMAGITTFMTMGYIIFVNPDILSKTGMPFGPLMVATCLASAIATLMMAFMANYPIALSSGMGLNAFFAFSVVLGMNIPWEVALAAIFIEGVIFILLTLTKVREAVVNSIPKSLKIGISTGIGFFIALIGLQGAGLIVGNPATLVSLGSLGSKPAILAMVGFVIMMALEAHKVKGAILWGILAVTAMAVPLGVASMPQGIVSMPPSISPIFMKIDFSQIASGTFWVIVFTFFFVDFFDTVGTLVGVTNRAGLLDANGNLPKAREALMADAVGTTVGAVLGTSTVTAFVESASGVEQGGRTGLTAMVTAILFILAIFFSPIVSIVPACATAPALVMVGIYMMMSLKDLDFSSFTDIVPASVAIFMMPFSYSIATGIEFGILTFVALKFAACRKNEISPVMWGLFAIFVLKELLV; encoded by the coding sequence GTGACAAGTTGGATTGAGAACCGTTTCAAGGTGAAGGAAGCGGGAAGCGACATAAGGACGGAGGTAATGGCGGGCATTACCACCTTTATGACAATGGGTTATATTATTTTCGTGAACCCCGATATTCTGTCTAAAACAGGTATGCCTTTTGGACCTCTTATGGTGGCCACCTGTTTGGCCAGTGCTATCGCGACCTTGATGATGGCCTTTATGGCCAATTACCCTATAGCCCTTTCCTCCGGTATGGGGTTGAACGCTTTCTTCGCTTTTTCCGTGGTTCTCGGGATGAATATCCCCTGGGAGGTCGCTCTAGCCGCCATTTTCATCGAGGGAGTCATTTTCATACTCCTCACCCTCACAAAGGTAAGGGAGGCGGTGGTAAACAGCATCCCTAAGTCGCTTAAAATAGGGATATCGACGGGTATAGGCTTCTTCATAGCCCTGATAGGCCTTCAAGGAGCGGGGCTTATCGTAGGAAACCCAGCCACTCTAGTTTCTCTGGGAAGCTTAGGTTCCAAGCCCGCTATTTTGGCCATGGTGGGATTCGTCATAATGATGGCCCTTGAGGCCCATAAGGTTAAAGGGGCTATTCTGTGGGGTATCTTGGCAGTGACGGCGATGGCGGTACCTCTAGGCGTGGCGTCTATGCCTCAGGGAATCGTTTCTATGCCTCCTTCCATCAGCCCTATATTCATGAAGATAGATTTCTCACAGATCGCATCCGGTACTTTCTGGGTGATCGTGTTTACCTTCTTCTTCGTCGACTTTTTCGATACCGTAGGGACCTTGGTCGGGGTTACCAACAGAGCGGGACTGCTGGACGCCAACGGCAACCTTCCTAAAGCCAGAGAGGCTCTGATGGCCGACGCCGTTGGAACCACCGTCGGTGCGGTCCTCGGGACCTCCACGGTAACCGCTTTTGTGGAGAGCGCCAGCGGAGTGGAACAGGGAGGCAGAACCGGCCTAACCGCCATGGTTACGGCGATACTGTTTATTCTCGCCATTTTCTTCAGCCCTATCGTGTCTATAGTGCCAGCCTGTGCTACCGCTCCTGCTCTGGTTATGGTCGGTATCTACATGATGATGAGCCTCAAGGATCTGGATTTCTCCAGCTTTACGGACATAGTTCCCGCCTCTGTGGCTATCTTCATGATGCCCTTCAGCTACAGCATAGCCACCGGGATAGAGTTCGGAATCCTCACTTTCGTCGCTCTGAAGTTCGCGGCCTGCCGTAAAAACGAGATAAGCCCGGTTATGTGGGGGCTTTTCGCCATCTTCGTTCTGAAGGAACTTCTCGTCTAA
- the tsf gene encoding translation elongation factor Ts, with product MAISASDVKDLRERTGCGMMDCKKALVECEGNMEKAVDLLREKGLAKAAKKADRAAKEGRVFSYIHTTGKIGVLLELDCETDFVAKTDEFQLLGHEISMHIAAAAPLYVSPDDVPADELEREKEVYRQQALQDGKPESMLDKIAEGRVRKFYETICLLEQPWVKDGDKKIGDLLMDAVAKLGENMVIRRFARFTIGE from the coding sequence ATGGCAATCAGCGCTTCTGACGTCAAGGATCTTAGAGAACGTACCGGTTGTGGCATGATGGACTGCAAAAAAGCTCTCGTGGAGTGCGAGGGCAATATGGAGAAAGCCGTCGACCTTCTTCGTGAGAAAGGTCTCGCCAAGGCCGCCAAAAAAGCGGATAGGGCGGCTAAAGAGGGAAGGGTGTTCTCCTACATCCACACCACCGGCAAGATCGGAGTCCTTCTCGAACTGGACTGCGAGACCGACTTCGTCGCCAAGACCGACGAGTTCCAGCTTCTGGGACACGAGATCTCCATGCACATAGCCGCTGCCGCTCCCCTTTACGTCTCCCCTGACGATGTCCCTGCGGACGAGCTTGAGAGGGAGAAGGAAGTTTATCGTCAGCAGGCCCTCCAGGACGGCAAGCCGGAGAGCATGCTCGATAAAATTGCCGAGGGCAGGGTTAGAAAGTTTTACGAGACTATCTGTCTTCTTGAGCAGCCGTGGGTAAAAGACGGCGACAAGAAGATAGGTGATCTGTTGATGGACGCTGTCGCCAAACTCGGCGAGAACATGGTTATCCGTCGTTTTGCCCGTTTCACCATAGGCGAGTAA
- a CDS encoding pyridoxal phosphate-dependent aminotransferase produces the protein MILSERARRLEPSATLAVVAKAKAMKREGKPVISFGAGEPDFNSPESALRYGKEAMDAGHTHYTPGTGIPELREAVCSYYKDRFGLEYAPGDVVIGAGAKILLYEALSCIVDPGDEVIVFAPAWVSYVEQIRLCEGKEVIIDTSETGFIPDLDIVRKAITSRTRCIMINSPNNPTGAVYDEKTLKGLASLAVEHDITIIYDEIYEQLVYGKAKHHQIVALAPEARDNVIVVNGVSKAYAMTGWRIGYAMGPSKVMSKIGSLQGHLTSNPCSVAQYAALGALKEAHDDIVTMHGHFSARRELILKLLADMPLIKFVEPEGAFYVLMDVREALGKKQGDEVISDDISFCQRLLESSYVAMVPGSAFYAPGHIRVSYSNSTEDITEGMRRLKEFLESLA, from the coding sequence ATGATTCTTTCTGAAAGGGCACGTAGACTGGAACCTTCGGCCACCTTGGCGGTGGTAGCGAAGGCGAAGGCTATGAAGCGAGAGGGCAAGCCGGTTATATCCTTCGGAGCAGGGGAACCCGATTTTAACTCCCCAGAGTCCGCTCTGAGATACGGCAAAGAGGCTATGGACGCCGGACATACCCACTACACCCCTGGCACCGGAATACCGGAGCTGAGGGAGGCGGTATGCAGCTACTATAAGGACCGTTTCGGCCTTGAGTACGCACCGGGAGACGTAGTAATAGGTGCAGGAGCAAAGATACTCCTCTACGAAGCTCTGAGCTGCATAGTCGATCCCGGTGACGAGGTTATCGTATTCGCACCGGCATGGGTCAGCTACGTGGAACAGATTCGTCTCTGCGAGGGAAAAGAGGTCATTATCGACACCTCGGAGACAGGGTTTATCCCCGATCTGGATATAGTGAGAAAAGCTATAACCTCTAGAACCAGGTGCATAATGATAAACTCCCCTAACAACCCCACCGGAGCGGTCTACGACGAAAAGACCCTTAAGGGCCTCGCCTCTTTGGCTGTGGAGCACGATATCACCATCATCTACGACGAGATATACGAGCAGCTGGTATACGGCAAGGCGAAACACCACCAGATAGTCGCCCTGGCCCCCGAGGCTAGGGACAACGTTATAGTGGTCAACGGCGTCAGTAAAGCCTACGCTATGACAGGGTGGAGAATAGGCTACGCCATGGGCCCCTCGAAGGTCATGTCCAAAATAGGCTCTCTCCAGGGACACCTGACGTCCAACCCCTGTTCGGTGGCTCAGTACGCCGCACTAGGCGCCCTTAAAGAGGCTCACGACGATATAGTGACTATGCACGGTCACTTCTCCGCCAGAAGAGAGCTCATACTGAAGTTACTGGCCGATATGCCGCTGATAAAGTTCGTAGAGCCGGAAGGAGCTTTTTACGTCCTGATGGACGTAAGGGAAGCTCTCGGCAAAAAGCAGGGTGACGAGGTAATATCCGACGACATATCCTTCTGTCAGAGGCTTCTGGAGTCCTCCTACGTCGCCATGGTTCCTGGAAGCGCTTTCTACGCACCGGGTCACATAAGGGTGTCCTACTCCAACTCTACGGAGGATATTACCGAGGGTATGAGAAGGCTGAAGGAGTTTTTAGAGTCCCTGGCTTAG
- the rpsB gene encoding 30S ribosomal protein S2, with product MSVVSMKQLLECGVHFGHQTRRWNPKMKPYIFTERNGVYIIDLQKTVKGLEKSYSFLREVAKEGGSVLFVGTKRQAQDTIKEEAARCGQHYINQRWLGGMLTNFQTIRKRVLRMVELDRMESDGSWDNLTKKEVVLLKKQKEKLEKYLLGIKNMKTVPDALFIIDPRREDIAVKEARKMGIPVISIVDTNCDPEVIDYPIPGNDDAIRAIKLISGLMASAVIEGRQGVDGADDGADDDADGNSIIEVKEKLTEAYGDDTAEGEDK from the coding sequence ATGTCCGTAGTAAGCATGAAGCAGCTTTTGGAGTGCGGTGTCCACTTCGGCCACCAGACCCGCAGATGGAACCCCAAGATGAAGCCCTATATCTTCACCGAGAGAAACGGGGTCTACATCATCGACCTTCAGAAGACCGTAAAAGGTCTTGAGAAGTCCTACTCCTTCCTCAGAGAGGTCGCTAAAGAGGGCGGAAGCGTTCTTTTCGTAGGGACCAAGAGGCAGGCCCAGGACACAATAAAAGAAGAAGCTGCCCGTTGCGGTCAGCACTACATAAACCAGCGTTGGCTCGGTGGTATGCTCACCAACTTCCAGACCATCCGCAAAAGGGTTCTCCGTATGGTCGAGCTCGATCGTATGGAGTCCGACGGCTCCTGGGACAACCTCACCAAAAAAGAGGTCGTCCTCCTCAAGAAACAGAAGGAAAAGCTCGAGAAGTACCTTCTCGGGATCAAAAACATGAAGACCGTTCCTGACGCTCTTTTCATTATCGATCCCAGGAGAGAGGATATCGCCGTCAAAGAGGCCAGAAAGATGGGCATTCCGGTGATCTCCATAGTCGACACTAACTGTGATCCCGAGGTCATAGACTACCCCATCCCTGGCAACGACGACGCTATCAGAGCCATTAAGCTCATCTCCGGCCTCATGGCCAGTGCTGTGATAGAGGGACGTCAGGGTGTCGACGGCGCTGACGACGGAGCCGACGACGATGCCGACGGAAACAGCATCATCGAAGTAAAGGAAAAGCTCACCGAGGCCTACGGCGACGATACCGCTGAGGGCGAAGATAAGTAA
- a CDS encoding ABC transporter substrate-binding protein: protein MVLSLIIGLLCLFANPSASMADSPKAISLYAGHSESLLALGYGDRLVGVSQSDDPDLFPGRVRLPVRFDPESIIALSPDLVLIRPMIETVNRRAVDTLRRSGLTVISMEPSSWDGLEDYVRRLSELMGGDAVESVAKLRSEISELTEMSSERRGDRVQKVYFLETGEGGVRTCSPASWAAGVLSLAGLENGAPDAEPIKNGSPLAYYGLERLLSLSSKGLDLYIVQKGTMNDVDEDDVIHRPWMKAFKGTELVFIDEKDLTRPSLFRLEKTVRMLVERAYGEKR, encoded by the coding sequence ATGGTTCTTTCGCTGATAATAGGGTTGCTCTGTCTCTTTGCTAACCCGTCGGCCTCTATGGCTGATTCCCCAAAGGCGATATCCCTTTACGCCGGTCACAGCGAATCCCTGCTGGCTCTGGGCTACGGGGATAGGCTGGTCGGAGTCTCTCAGTCTGACGACCCCGATCTTTTCCCAGGCAGGGTGAGGTTGCCTGTGAGGTTTGATCCTGAGTCCATAATAGCCCTGTCGCCGGATCTCGTGTTGATAAGGCCGATGATAGAGACGGTGAACCGCAGGGCGGTGGATACCCTGAGAAGATCGGGCTTGACGGTGATCTCCATGGAGCCGTCGTCCTGGGATGGCCTTGAGGACTACGTCAGGAGGCTCTCCGAACTGATGGGGGGAGATGCTGTGGAGTCGGTTGCAAAGCTCCGGAGTGAGATATCCGAGCTTACCGAGATGTCCTCTGAGAGGCGAGGTGACAGGGTGCAAAAGGTTTACTTCCTGGAGACCGGAGAAGGAGGCGTAAGGACCTGTTCTCCAGCTAGCTGGGCGGCAGGGGTCCTCTCTCTGGCGGGGCTTGAAAACGGCGCACCGGATGCCGAGCCGATAAAAAACGGGAGCCCTCTGGCTTATTACGGCCTAGAGAGGCTTCTATCTCTGTCGTCGAAGGGACTGGACCTGTATATAGTCCAGAAAGGGACCATGAACGACGTGGACGAGGACGACGTAATCCACAGACCTTGGATGAAGGCCTTTAAAGGAACCGAATTGGTCTTTATCGACGAAAAAGACCTGACTCGCCCCTCTCTATTCCGTCTCGAGAAAACGGTCAGGATGCTGGTCGAGAGGGCGTACGGTGAAAAAAGATGA
- a CDS encoding ABC transporter ATP-binding protein encodes MNGLAIEDLKSLYPGGGGVEALSGVVNEGSITAVIGPNGSGKSTLLRAIAGLMGFSGKVRFRDLDLSRLSRSAMARTVAFVDQSPQMAYPFSVLEVLRMGRLPYGRKEPYSTESVERACCAADSMDLTGLLDRPVTQLSGGERQRVAVARAFVQDCPVFLLDEPSSALDPGHGAALFKLLQRATESGKAVLVTVHDVNLAVAFADSLWAMKGGKVIAQGDPCQVVDGGLLFQLYGIEFHRYDDERGGSRWFFR; translated from the coding sequence TTGAACGGTCTGGCTATAGAGGATCTAAAGTCCCTCTACCCCGGTGGCGGGGGGGTTGAGGCCCTATCAGGTGTGGTCAATGAAGGAAGTATAACCGCCGTCATAGGGCCAAACGGAAGTGGAAAAAGCACCTTACTCAGGGCGATAGCTGGATTGATGGGGTTCTCCGGAAAGGTTAGGTTTAGGGATCTAGATCTGTCCAGGCTATCCAGGTCCGCTATGGCACGGACCGTAGCTTTTGTCGATCAGAGCCCTCAGATGGCCTACCCTTTCTCCGTTTTGGAGGTCCTCAGAATGGGGAGGTTGCCTTACGGCAGAAAGGAGCCCTACAGCACAGAGTCCGTCGAGAGGGCCTGTTGCGCCGCCGATTCTATGGATCTTACAGGGCTTCTCGATCGTCCTGTAACCCAGCTGTCCGGCGGCGAAAGGCAGAGAGTCGCGGTCGCCAGGGCGTTCGTTCAGGACTGCCCTGTCTTCCTTTTGGACGAACCCTCCTCCGCTCTCGACCCAGGCCACGGTGCTGCCCTGTTTAAACTGCTTCAGAGGGCCACCGAATCGGGGAAGGCGGTGCTGGTCACCGTTCACGACGTAAATCTGGCCGTCGCCTTTGCCGATAGCCTGTGGGCTATGAAAGGCGGCAAGGTTATAGCCCAGGGCGATCCCTGTCAGGTCGTTGACGGGGGGCTGCTTTTTCAGCTCTATGGCATAGAGTTCCACCGTTACGACGATGAAAGGGGAGGCTCTAGATGGTTCTTTCGCTGA
- the frr gene encoding ribosome recycling factor, which yields MSDSTAKFDLEEKMEKAVDFLKKEFMGIRTGRAHPGLVSDIKVDYYGAPTPIKQLATVSVPEGRTLLIAPFDKTALKDVEKGILASDLGVTPQNDGQVIRLNLPELTGDRRKELTKMVNKLSEEARIAVRNLRRDCNDFYKKKETAGEISEDQLRDFLDDVQKITDRYIDKIDVAMKEKEEEILTKF from the coding sequence ATGAGCGACAGTACTGCTAAGTTCGACCTGGAAGAAAAGATGGAAAAAGCGGTAGACTTTCTTAAAAAAGAATTTATGGGTATCCGTACAGGAAGGGCCCATCCCGGTCTAGTTAGCGATATCAAGGTGGACTACTATGGAGCTCCTACCCCTATAAAGCAGTTAGCCACGGTGAGCGTACCTGAGGGGCGAACTCTGTTGATAGCCCCATTCGATAAAACCGCTCTGAAGGACGTGGAGAAAGGTATACTCGCCTCTGACCTGGGGGTGACCCCTCAAAACGATGGTCAGGTTATAAGGCTAAACCTGCCGGAGCTCACCGGAGACCGTCGTAAGGAACTCACCAAGATGGTGAACAAGCTCTCCGAAGAGGCCCGTATAGCCGTCCGCAACCTCCGCAGGGACTGTAACGACTTTTACAAGAAAAAGGAGACCGCCGGAGAGATAAGCGAGGACCAGCTTAGGGACTTCCTCGACGATGTCCAGAAGATCACCGATCGCTATATCGACAAAATAGACGTAGCGATGAAGGAAAAAGAGGAAGAAATCCTCACAAAGTTTTAG
- the pyrH gene encoding UMP kinase, whose product MTGVTYKRILLKLSGEVLAGNQGFGLDFDAIRGISSQIAEVAKAGVEVGLVVGGGNFLRGKQAVDEGIERAQADYMGMLGTVINSLALQDVLEKQGIPTRVQSAIQMQEIAEPYIRRRALRHMDKGRVLIFSAGTGSPYFSTDTAAALRAAEIGAHCLVKATKVDGIYDKDPMKNPDAVLYTKLTYMEALRQRIEVMDAAAYSLCMENKIPIVVMNVLEDGRLADFLIRGRKIGTIVSEE is encoded by the coding sequence ATGACAGGAGTAACTTACAAGAGGATCCTTCTAAAGCTATCAGGGGAGGTTTTGGCAGGTAACCAGGGTTTTGGGCTAGATTTTGACGCTATAAGGGGTATCTCTTCCCAGATAGCCGAAGTGGCCAAAGCGGGAGTAGAGGTCGGTCTCGTGGTTGGGGGAGGAAACTTCCTGAGAGGTAAACAGGCGGTAGACGAGGGAATAGAGAGGGCTCAGGCGGACTATATGGGAATGCTGGGGACGGTCATAAACTCCCTCGCCCTTCAGGATGTCCTAGAGAAACAGGGGATACCGACCAGAGTTCAGTCTGCCATCCAGATGCAGGAGATAGCCGAACCCTACATAAGACGGAGAGCCCTTAGGCACATGGATAAGGGAAGGGTTCTTATCTTCTCCGCTGGCACAGGATCGCCCTACTTTTCCACCGATACCGCCGCTGCCCTCAGAGCCGCTGAGATAGGGGCACACTGTCTGGTGAAAGCCACTAAAGTCGACGGAATATACGATAAAGATCCTATGAAAAACCCCGACGCCGTTCTCTACACCAAGTTGACCTACATGGAAGCCCTGAGACAGAGAATTGAGGTTATGGACGCGGCTGCTTACTCCCTCTGCATGGAGAACAAGATACCTATAGTCGTAATGAACGTCCTTGAGGACGGTCGTCTGGCGGATTTCTTGATAAGAGGCCGTAAGATTGGTACTATAGTCTCGGAGGAGTAA
- a CDS encoding FecCD family ABC transporter permease yields MMLIDPKGRDRAYWILFLLLSVCLVGVFLIRMTSGEMGLSSSQVLLSLFFPDSQGVQVNLVVRDIRLPRLLASVGGGASLALSGVILQALLSNPLAEPYTLGIASGAAFGASLAILIGWYVSLAAFLGALGAMGLVSLLAWRSGGSSGHTILAGIVVGSTLSAGVTLAKALAGEKVGGIVFWLMGSFAGASWGNVLFVWGGVLITSSAWWFSSDLDAISLGGSNPSVLGVEEKKLRVLLLSTSALATASVVSSFGVIGFVGLVVPHLIRIIIGASHRSLIPLSFMAGGVLLSVADGFARGLGELPVGVLTSLVGGPFFCWILIKERGTS; encoded by the coding sequence ATGATGTTAATCGATCCCAAGGGAAGGGATAGAGCCTATTGGATCCTTTTTCTCCTCCTCTCCGTCTGTCTCGTCGGGGTTTTTTTGATACGAATGACCTCAGGGGAGATGGGGTTATCGTCATCTCAGGTCCTTCTCTCCCTTTTTTTCCCGGACAGCCAAGGAGTTCAGGTTAATCTGGTGGTCAGGGATATCCGGTTGCCTAGGCTACTGGCCTCTGTAGGTGGCGGTGCATCTCTCGCCCTATCGGGGGTCATCTTACAGGCCCTTCTGTCCAATCCTCTAGCGGAGCCCTACACCTTAGGAATAGCCTCCGGTGCCGCTTTCGGTGCCTCTTTGGCTATCCTTATCGGGTGGTATGTGTCCCTAGCCGCCTTTTTAGGTGCCCTCGGAGCGATGGGGTTGGTGTCCCTTCTAGCCTGGAGGTCCGGCGGGTCGTCGGGACATACTATATTGGCCGGTATAGTGGTGGGATCCACTCTTTCCGCTGGCGTGACCTTGGCCAAGGCTTTGGCAGGTGAAAAGGTCGGTGGTATAGTGTTCTGGCTCATGGGAAGTTTTGCCGGTGCGTCCTGGGGAAACGTCCTGTTCGTCTGGGGAGGGGTCTTGATAACCTCATCTGCATGGTGGTTTTCATCCGATCTAGACGCTATATCCTTAGGCGGGTCTAATCCATCGGTGCTTGGGGTGGAGGAAAAAAAGCTGAGGGTGCTTTTATTGTCCACCTCTGCCCTGGCAACTGCCTCGGTGGTATCCTCCTTTGGGGTAATAGGCTTCGTGGGACTGGTGGTCCCCCACCTCATACGGATAATAATAGGGGCTTCTCACAGGTCGTTAATTCCTCTCTCCTTTATGGCTGGAGGTGTGTTGTTGTCCGTCGCCGACGGTTTCGCAAGGGGCTTAGGTGAGCTCCCTGTGGGAGTTCTGACCTCTCTCGTGGGAGGTCCGTTTTTCTGCTGGATTCTGATAAAAGAGAGGGGAACGTCTTGA
- a CDS encoding manganese efflux pump MntP: MGRPLAMISTIATASALAMDAFSVSLGAGACRCSMPKTQVLYMALAFGLFQFAMPIGGWFLGDKIAHFISAWDHWIAALLLAVVGGKMIHQSIWPEENCDLLNVARPMVLLGLAVATSIDAMAVGFSSAAIGSPIIPLAISAGLITGVLSTIGAMAGCKIGLAVGHKAEFLGGVVLCLIGLNILRVHLFLS, encoded by the coding sequence ATGGGTCGTCCGTTAGCGATGATATCCACCATCGCCACCGCTTCCGCCCTTGCCATGGACGCTTTCTCCGTGTCCCTGGGAGCGGGGGCCTGCCGTTGTTCTATGCCCAAGACCCAGGTTCTGTACATGGCTCTGGCCTTTGGCCTGTTTCAGTTTGCCATGCCCATAGGAGGCTGGTTTTTAGGGGATAAAATCGCCCACTTCATATCCGCCTGGGATCACTGGATAGCCGCCTTACTGCTGGCTGTAGTCGGAGGAAAGATGATCCATCAGTCCATATGGCCGGAGGAAAACTGCGATCTACTTAACGTCGCTAGGCCGATGGTCCTTTTAGGTCTCGCGGTAGCTACCTCCATAGACGCTATGGCCGTCGGTTTTTCCTCGGCGGCCATAGGAAGCCCTATAATTCCCCTGGCGATCTCCGCAGGGCTTATCACCGGAGTGCTTTCGACGATAGGCGCTATGGCGGGATGCAAAATAGGGCTAGCGGTGGGCCATAAAGCGGAGTTTTTAGGTGGCGTGGTCCTCTGTCTTATAGGCCTGAACATACTCCGGGTTCATCTGTTCCTGTCTTAG
- a CDS encoding sirohydrochlorin cobaltochelatase → MRKGVLAVLVLCFTLFSGLAWGDDSAVEKKGVLMVSFGTTVPSGQRAIDNLHSTLKSSCPGVEVRLAYTSNIIRRKLAKEGVDIDSPMIALSKMRDEGFTDVVVVSTHIIPGEEYCDLQAVVDGFRSIEGKYGFDRLVLSEPLLYKEEDFKAMAGFLSRTYGSKVDEDSAVALMGHGSPHFANSAYGQLQVVLDDLAPGFIVGTVEGTPELDDVVSRLNHRKGRKVTLVPFMMVAGDHATNDMAGPEDDSWSTVLKGEGFRVSSVLKGLGEYDEIGAMVVRKFRSVAGKGF, encoded by the coding sequence TTGAGAAAAGGCGTTCTAGCGGTTCTGGTTTTGTGTTTTACGTTATTTTCGGGTTTAGCGTGGGGAGATGATTCGGCGGTGGAAAAGAAAGGCGTTTTGATGGTGTCCTTTGGGACGACGGTTCCCTCTGGGCAGAGGGCTATCGATAATCTGCACTCGACACTTAAGTCCTCCTGTCCAGGTGTGGAGGTAAGACTGGCCTACACGTCCAATATAATACGCCGTAAACTGGCGAAAGAGGGAGTGGATATCGATAGCCCTATGATCGCCCTGTCAAAGATGAGGGACGAGGGCTTTACCGACGTCGTCGTGGTGTCCACCCACATCATCCCTGGAGAGGAATACTGCGATCTACAGGCGGTTGTAGATGGATTTCGCTCAATAGAGGGCAAATACGGCTTTGACCGGCTGGTTCTCTCCGAGCCCCTTCTCTACAAAGAGGAGGACTTCAAGGCGATGGCGGGATTCCTGAGCAGGACTTACGGTTCAAAGGTGGACGAGGATAGCGCCGTAGCCCTTATGGGACACGGCTCTCCCCACTTCGCCAACTCCGCCTACGGTCAGCTTCAGGTGGTGCTCGACGATCTTGCTCCCGGCTTTATCGTCGGCACTGTGGAGGGAACTCCTGAACTGGACGACGTCGTGAGCCGCCTCAATCACCGTAAGGGGAGAAAAGTTACCTTGGTCCCCTTTATGATGGTCGCCGGGGACCACGCCACCAACGACATGGCGGGCCCTGAGGACGATTCTTGGTCTACCGTCCTTAAAGGTGAGGGTTTCAGAGTGTCCTCCGTCCTAAAAGGACTGGGAGAGTACGACGAAATCGGTGCCATGGTCGTTCGCAAGTTTCGCTCCGTCGCAGGGAAAGGTTTTTAG
- a CDS encoding metal-sensitive transcriptional regulator — MEPLKDKTGEMSPDRKAMLNRLKRVEGQMRGIQRMIVEEKDCCDVLLQLSAARKAMQNTCIEIVKNYMSQCMVSQEEDGTVDVDRLQKLIEALVEIAPIKQGQEE; from the coding sequence TTGGAACCTTTGAAGGACAAAACAGGAGAAATGTCGCCGGACAGAAAAGCCATGTTGAACAGGCTTAAAAGGGTAGAGGGACAGATGAGGGGAATACAGAGGATGATCGTCGAGGAGAAAGACTGTTGCGATGTATTGCTTCAGCTTTCGGCGGCCAGAAAAGCGATGCAGAACACCTGCATTGAGATAGTTAAGAACTACATGTCCCAGTGTATGGTGTCCCAAGAAGAGGACGGAACCGTCGACGTAGACCGGCTACAGAAGCTCATAGAGGCGTTGGTGGAGATAGCTCCGATAAAGCAGGGACAGGAAGAATAG